One segment of Peromyscus leucopus breed LL Stock chromosome 5, UCI_PerLeu_2.1, whole genome shotgun sequence DNA contains the following:
- the Slc17a4 gene encoding probable small intestine urate exporter, translated as MSTGADTKARVGAIPNDSDLNMAQEQSFKKGFCSLRHGLAFILHLCNFSIYTQQMNLSIAITAMVNTTVASSQLNASTARPPTDSQDFGNETLQASKAPVYDWTPEIQGILLSSLSYGSFLAPIPTGYVAGVFGAKYVVGAGLLISSILTLFTPLAADAGVALLIVLRVIQGMAQVMVLTGQYSIWVKWAPPLERSQLTTIAGSGSMLGTFLVLIAGGLLCQNLGWPYIFYIFGGIGCACCLIWFPLVYDDPQNHPFISTGEKRYIVCSLAEEDCSPGWSLPIKAMVKSLPLWAIVVSYFCEYWLLSTVMAYTPTYISSVLQANLRDSGILSALPFMAGCVCIILGGLLADFLLSRKVLRLVTIRKLFTAIGVLVSSGILVPLPWVRSSRSTTMAFLVLSSVFCSLCDSGALINFLDIAPRYAGFLKGLLQVFSHIAGGIAPTVAGFFLSQDPEFGWRNVFLLAAAIDVVGLLFYLIFGQAEVQDWAKEQTFTHF; from the exons ATGTCTACTGGAGCAGACACCAAGGCGAGAGTGGGAGCCATTCCCAATGACAGCGATTTAAACATGGCCCAAGAACAATCCTTCAAGAAAG GCTTCTGCTCACTGAGGCACGGTCTAGCCTTCATCTTGCACCTCTGTAATTTTTCAATTTATACCCAACAAATGAACTTGAGCATTGCCATAACAGCTATGGTGAACACCACAGTAGCATCCAGCCAGCTCAATGCTTCCACCGCAAGGCCCCCTACTGACTCCCAAGACTTCGGGAATGAAACACTCCAGGCATCTAAG GCCCCTGTGTATGACTGGACTCCTGAGATCCAGGGAATCCTCCTCAGCTCCCTGAGCTATGGATCATTCTTAGCTCCGATCCCCACTGGTTATGTGGCTGGAGTGTTTGGAGCCAAGTATGTGGTTGGAGCAGGCTTGCTAATTTCTTCCATCCTGACCCTCTTCACTCCCCTGGCGGCTGATGCTGGAGTAGCCTTGCTCATTGTCCTTCGGGTCATCCAAGGCATGGCTCAG GTTATGGTATTGACAGGTCAGTACTCAATATGGGTCAAATGGGCTCCCCCATTGGAAAGGAGTCAACTCACCACCATCGCTGGATCAG GGTCAATGCTTGGGACCTTCCTTGTCCTCATTGCTGGTGGGCTTCTTTGCCAGAACCTTGGATGGCCTTATATCTTCTACATCTTTG GTGGAATTGGCTGTGCCTGTTGCCTGATCTGGTTTCCTCTCGTATATGATGACCCACAGAATCACCCCTTTATCAGCACCGGTGAGAAGAGATACATTGTGTGTTCCCTGGCTGAGGAG gaTTGCTCACCAGGATGGTCTCTTCCCATTAAAGCCATGGTCAAATCTCTCCCACTTTGGGCCATTGTGGTATCTTATTTCTGTGAATACTGGCTGCTGTCCACAGTAATGgcatacacacccacatatatCAGCTCTGTACTTCAAGCAAACCTCAGAGAT AGTGGAATCCTGTCGGCCCTGCCGttcatggctggctgtgtctGCATCATCCTTGGGGGGCTGTTGGCAGATTTTCTCCTCTCCAGGAAAGTCCTCCGACTGGTAACTATCCGGAAGCTTTTCACTGCCATAG GGGTCCTTGTCTCATCCGGGATCCTCGTGCCCCTGCCTTGGGTCAGATCCAGCCGCAGCACCACAATGGCCTTCTTGGTTTTATCTTCTGTCTTCTGCAGCCTCTGTGATTCAGGGGCCCTCATTAACTTCTTAGATATTGCTCCACG GTACGCTGGCTTTCTCAAAGGGCTGCTGCAGGTCTTCTCTCATATAGCAGGAGGCATAGCTCCTACTGTGGCTGGATTTTTCCTCAGTCAG gatccagaGTTTGGCTGGAGAAATGTCTTCTTGCTTGCAGCTGCTATTGATGTAGTAGGCCTTCTCTTCTACCTCATCTTTGGCCAAGCAGAGGTACAGGACTGGGCTAAGGAACAGACATTCACCCATTTCTGA